A portion of the Phaseolus vulgaris cultivar G19833 unplaced genomic scaffold, P. vulgaris v2.0 scaffold_28, whole genome shotgun sequence genome contains these proteins:
- the LOC137817285 gene encoding DNA-directed RNA polymerase V subunit 7-like: MFLKVQLPWNVIIAAENLKPQGLMLQREIIIRLLGDFAMKKATKDLGYFLAVTTLEKIGEGKVRQHTGDVLFPVVFNAITFKIFKGEILEGVVHKVLKHGVFMRCGPIENVYLSHLKMPDYRYVPGENACFMNDKLSKIGKDVTVRFSVIGTKWMEADREFQALVSLEGDYLGPISTPDI; this comes from the coding sequence ATGTTTCTCAAAGTTCAGCTGCCTTGGAATGTCATCATTGCGGCAGAAAATCTGAAACCACAAGGTCTGATGCTTCAGAGGGAAATCATCATCCGCCTGCTGGGTGACTTTGCTATGAAGAAAGCAACCAAAGATCTGGGATACTTTCTCGCTGTGACGACACTGGAGAAAATAGGGGAAGGAAAGGTCAGACAACATACTGGGGATGTGCTCTTCCCTGTTGTTTTTAATGCCATTACCTTCAAGATTTTCAAGGGAGAGATATTGGAGGGTGTTGTCCACAAGGTTTTAAAGCATGGAGTTTTCATGAGATGTGGTCCAATTGAGAATGTCTATCTCTCACATTTGAAAATGCCTGATTACCGTTATGTTCCTGGTGAAAATGCATGCTTCATGAATGACAAATTATCAAAAATTGGAAAAGATGTCACAGTTCGCTTTTCAGTGATAGGTACTAAGTGGATGGAAGCAGACAGGGAATTTCAGGCATTGGTCAGTTTGGAAGGAGATTATCTGGGACCAATCTCAACTCCAGATATTTAG